The following proteins come from a genomic window of Bacillus sp. Marseille-P3661:
- a CDS encoding DUF1641 domain-containing protein: MFNNGFQNKSSENDQVKTELFDQLSKPEVQESLTTLIENLPKIVEMTTALNKSYDLIQSLTTDRVLYEDLMGGMKEFIEPVESTVKGMAATAIEAKDRAQANDQKTIGLFGLLKMLKDPQVQKMFRFVQAYLDITSEKQAKGNAQ, from the coding sequence ATGTTTAATAATGGATTTCAGAACAAATCATCTGAAAATGATCAAGTAAAAACGGAACTATTTGATCAACTCTCAAAACCGGAAGTTCAAGAATCACTTACAACACTTATTGAAAATCTACCCAAAATAGTAGAAATGACAACGGCGTTAAATAAATCGTACGACTTAATTCAATCGTTAACTACAGATCGCGTGTTGTATGAGGATTTAATGGGAGGAATGAAAGAGTTTATTGAGCCAGTTGAAAGTACAGTCAAAGGAATGGCTGCAACAGCAATCGAGGCAAAAGATCGTGCACAAGCTAACGACCAAAAAACAATTGGTCTTTTTGGTTTGCTTAAAATGTTAAAAGACCCACAAGTGCAAAAGATGTTCCGTTTTGTTCAAGCCTATTTGGATATAACATCTGAAAAACAAGCAAAAGGGAATGCCCAATAA